A single window of Nicotiana sylvestris chromosome 3, ASM39365v2, whole genome shotgun sequence DNA harbors:
- the LOC104241243 gene encoding uncharacterized protein has translation MEGLSMLCAGLGIIEEDDDANRIGYSKGEYCLDNLKDLLRFLRRDDPQTREVFKQVCKWNIVGKDLIPIIEYCQDDRNLLLNAVKVMVFLTMPIDPASHDIPQQIELLWGVKSSITYSDAVPVIMSLLESPLENLACEAFTEDDWKMVQLVLSLFRNVLAIQDISTQQKSGGSMTEFVFLRDRFLELLFKENVMDVILVLSQHVGGSCTYLRHDNLLLLETFYYIFMGQLPELIAKAHLKDAKVDEDSDISINSLKDIMEEEREKRKVIRQRNLGCYSQFSGTFTRFSLDGSKTLIKGNPCSVSHDPLIIAHKKHRGPAKRTVWDQGRLPATKNKILNLLYDFINQFLGGGYNVLMQSVRDDIEKEHHAIQNSDILIFFQVAQFVTSFQYHKFLNQPNKEADTQEPMDSRTDSTLFRGCICGPIAESLNESMFQLVLLRWRYSLETVKETNDRKFLYVAGSLMKTMLLMLEMVLKQSPEDSKEHQTARILLYKLFYDQTDEGMTQFLLNQIKSFDTHKQAKSYLADLVEIINLVIKLMENLQARGSLRISKKLRKKRPKTTVTDDKKDNDEMTRDSASFGIGFGGSSHESIDTGLAHNGEDAIDSNKVDEHTGCTTVNEDQMVESTDTAQNNAAGSGCEKSNDLHAGGKGEEDITVLDKLNHPISLETKSGRHQNSVPETQQKLSNDVNDEYDRGRDDSSGDENVLTAEDDLKISALVSALANNSTIHNLCWLLKYYKSNSIITNNYVICILQKLCDDLELSPMLYQLSLLTTFYDILEEQKSRPCREYENIVFFLTNLVRRMLRKMKSNPLLFIEVLFWKSRRECHYLNCDSMLKELSQFKKDGKNSSGVSMTGEIGSSEANGWIRRSIADALGDDEADFPLPFSDAVRNNTEVTNRSNQSLLEREESPTSISNDGNDVMNQKRHLEKQEQSAEQESQREPKRRKLQALNDELRRKVEQLFERYKDNQNCCDIIAEALDPDGKISPLQISRTLKQLGYRIPRKKKTVYASAPDKPGNEEKDLESEIRLQNSDILEEGTSQRRHLHTRKRVQAFSQEQEQKIKDLFEQFKDHKRCSHMIANALDSEGTLSAAKISRKLKQLGLYVPKKKRLETNLQLMDEAGDASKEGSDNSDDETLLSMRRRSKYQGKDSTSEGRENQKSSADESDDELLTSLLTKTQKALPQHEGKLIVNSRKISSESDIEDKDTYDSERGELDQAIAREEGTEINNTASDDNVDAGNLATDYSSDQDVPPVNQADQQLHNKLHSELTDLEDDDASLEAPGTTVSRRRLRMVIDMEEDD, from the exons ATGGAAGGGCTGTCAATGTTATGCGCTGGCCTCGGAATCATTGAAGAGGACGACGATGCTAATCGAATTGGCTATTCCAAAGGAGAGTACTGCTTAG ATAATTTGAAGGATTTGTTGAGGTTTTTAAGGCGAGATGACCCTCAAACAAGAGAAGTTTTCAAGCAAGTATGTAAATGGAATATTGTGGGCAAAGATTTGATTCCTATTATTGAGTACTGTCAAGATGACCGAAATCTGCTGTTAAATGCAG TAAAGGTTATGGTGTTTCTAACGATGCCCATTGATCCTGCATCACATGACATACCGCAACAGATAGAGCTTCTTTGGGGAGTAAAGTCATCAATTACCTATAGTGATGCTGTGCCGGTGATAATGTCTCTCTTGGAAAGCCCATTGGAAAATTTGGCTTG TGAGGCTTTCACAGAAGATGACTGGAAAATGGTGCAGTTGGTGCTTAGTTTATTTCGTAATGTTTTGGCTATTCAAGACATATCAACCCAGCAGAAATCTGGTGGTTCGATGACAGAATTTGTGTTTCTCAGAGACAGGTTTCTAGAGCTCTTGTTTAAAGAGAATGTAATGGATGTCATCTTAGTTTTATCACAGCATGTTGGTGGCTCTTGTACCTATCTCCGTCATGATAATTTGCTTTTGTTGGAGACATTCTATTATATATTCATGGGTCAGCTGCCGGAGTTAATTGCTAAAGCACATCTCAAGGATGCAAAG GTGGATGAAGATAGTGATATTTCAATTAACTCTCTCAAAGATATAATGGAAGAAGAACGTGAAAAGAGAAAAGTTATCAGACAACGAAACCTGGGTTGCTATTCTCAGTTCAGTGGAACTTTTACACGGTTTTCCCTG GATGGTTCTAAAACTTTAATTAAGGGCAATCCTTGCTCTGTTTCTCATGACCCCTTGATAATAGCTCACAAGAAGCACCGGGGTCCGGCAAAAAGGACTGTGTGGGACCAAGGAAGACTACCTGCAACCAAGAACAAGATTTTAAATTTGCTTTATGATTTTATTAACCAGTTCCTAGGAGGGGGATACAACG TTCTGATGCAGTCAGTTCGTGATGACATTGAAAAAGAACATCATGCTATTCAGAATAGCGATATTCTTATTTTCTTTCAGGTTGCTCAATTTGTTACTTCTTTTCAGTACCACAAGTTTTTGAATCAG CCTAACAAAGAAGCTGATACCCAAGAACCGATGGATTCTAGAACTGATAGCACATTGTTCAGAGGTTGTATATGTGGTCCTATTGCCGAGTCTTTAAATGAATCAATGTTCCAGCTGGTTCTTTTGAGATGGCGCTATTCGCTTGAGACCGTGAAGGAGACAAACGATCGCAAGTTTCTCTACGTGGCAGGATCTCTTATGAAAACTATG CTTCTTATGCTGGAGATGGTGCTTAAGCAGTCTCCTGAAGATTCCAAGGAGCATCAAACAGCTCGAATTCTTCTTTACAAGTTATTCTACGATCAAACTGATGAAGGGATGACCCAGTTTCTCTTGAACCAGATCAAATCGTTTGATACCCATAAGCAAGCGAAAAG TTACCTTGCTGATTTGGTAGAAATTATCAATTTAGTTATAAAGCTGATGGAGAACCTTCAAGCACGTGGTTCATTAAGG ATTTCCAAAAAGTTAAGGAAGAAACGACCGAAGACAACAGTTACAGATGACAAGAAGGATAATGATGAAATGACTAGAGATTCAGCCTCCTTTGGGATAGGTTTTGGCGGCTCTAGTCATGAATCTATAGATACCGGATTGGCTCACAATGGAGAAGATGCCATAGACTCCAATAAGGTTGATGAACACACGGGTTGTACCACTGTGAACGAAGATCAAATGGTTGAGAGTACTGATACAGCTCAAAATAATGCTGCAGGCTCTGGATGTGAAAAGTCAAACGATCTTCATGCAGGTGGAAAGGGAGAAGAAGATATCACAGTCCTAGATAAGCTTAATCATCCTATATCTCTTGAAACTAAGTCAGGAAGACACCAGAACTCTGTGCCGGAGACACAACAAAAACTTTCTAATGATGTTAACGACGAGTATGATCGAGGCAGGGATGATTCTTCTGGTGATGAAAATGTGTTAACTGCGGAAGATGATCTCAAGATATCTGCCTTGGTCTCTGCTCTTGCAAACAACTCCACCATTCACAACCTCTGTTGGTTGCTAAAGTATTACAAGAGCAACTCCATTATTACAAATAATTATGTGATATGCATATTACAAAAACTATGCGATGATCTCGAACTTTCGCCCATGCTATACCAG CTATCTCTCCTCACCACATTCTATGACATTCTAGAGGAGCAGAAGTCAAGGCCTTGCAGAGAATATGAGAACATTGTCTTCTTTTTGACAAACTTAGTTAGGAGAATGTTGCGCAAAATGAAGAGTAATCCCCTACTATTCATAGAGGTTCTCTTCTGGAAATCACGTAGAGAGTGTCATTATCTCAATTGTGATTCCATGCTAAAGGAGCTATCTCAATTTAAGAAAGATGGTAAAAATAGTTCAGGTGTTTCCATGACTGGTGAAATTGGCTCATCTGAAGCAAATGGATGGATCCGCCGAAGTATAGCTGATGCCCTTGGTGATGATGAAGCTGATTTTCCATTACCTTTTTCAGATGCTGTCAG AAACAACACAGAGGTCACAAATAGGAGTAACCAAAGTTTGCTAGAGAGAGAGGAAAGTCCTACATCAATTTCAAATGATGGAAATGATGTGATGAATCAGAAACGACATTTGGAAAA ACAGGAGCAGTCAGCTGAACAAGAGTCTCAGAGGGAACCTAAAAGACGAAAACTACAAGCTCTTAATGATGAGTTACGACGGAAAGTCGAGCAACTCTTTGAGAG GTATAAAGATAATCAAAATTGTTGTGATATCATTGCGGAAGCCCTTGATCCAGATGGAAAGATTTCACCTCTCCAAATTTCCAGGACACTTAAACAGTTAGGATACAGAATCCCACGGAAGAAAAAGACAGTATATGCTAGTGCTCCTGACAAACCTGGGAATGAAGAAAAAGATCTAGAAAGTGAGATCAGACTTCAAAATTCAGATATACTAGAAGAGGGTACTTCACAGAGAAGGCATCT GCACACTAGAAAGAGAGTGCAGGCATTTAGTCAGGAGCAGGAACAGAAGATCAAAGATTTGTTCGAACA GTTTAAAGATCACAAGAGGTGCAGCCACATGATTGCCAATGCACTTGATTCTGAGGGAACTTTATCTGCAGCTAAGATTTCACGAAAACTTAAGCAACTTGGCCTGTATGTCCCCAAAAAAAAAAGGTTAGAAACCAACCTGCAATTGATGGATGAAGCAGGTGATGCTTCTAAAGAAGGTTCAGACAACTCTGATGATGAAACTTTGTTATCAATGAGAAGAAG GAGCAAATATCAGGGAAAAGATAGCACTTCTGAAGGAAGAGAGAACCAGAAATCATCAGCAGATGAGTCTGACGATGAATTGCTGACCTCGCTATTGAC AAAAACTCAAAAAGCTCTTCCACAGCATGAGGGGAAGCTAATTGTAAATTCAAGGAAGATCAGCAGCGAAAGTGACATTGAAGACAAAGATACTTATGACTCAGAGAG GGGAGAGCTTGATCAAGCTATTGCAAGGGAGGAGGGTACAGAAATTAATAATACTGCCTCAGACGATAATGTTGATGCTGGAAACCTAGCAACTGACTATAGCAGTGACCAAGATGTTCCTCCTGTCAATCAGGCCGATCAGCAATTGCATAacaaattacattctgaattgACTGATttggaagatgatgatgcttcactTGAAGCCCCTGGTACTACTGTATCGAGAAGGCGGCTGAGGATGGTCATTGATATGGAGGAAGATGATTAA